A region of Plantactinospora sp. BC1 DNA encodes the following proteins:
- a CDS encoding CaiB/BaiF CoA-transferase family protein produces the protein MTTSDAAPAALAGVKVVELATLFAGPLATAFLGDFGAEVVKVEHPAKPDPSRGHGPAKDGIGLWWKVLGRNKRTVTANLSDPAGAELLRRLVADADVLVENFRPGTLERWGIGPAELHAVNPRLVIARISGFGQFGPYARRPGFGTLAEAMSGFAAATGEPDGPPTLPPFGLADSVTALATAYAVMLALRARDVTGAGQVVDLAIIEPIMAMLGPQITWYDQLGYIQPRLGNRSNNNAPRNTYRCADGRWVAVSTSAQSIAERVLRLVGRPELIDEPWFGTGSGRAAHADELDAAVGSWVAARDRDEVVAAFEEAQAAVAPIYDVPDILADPQYTALGTAVSVADPDLGPVRMQNVPFRMSGTPGRIRHTGRAHGQDTDEVLAALGLTAEEIAQLRAAGAV, from the coding sequence GTGACCACGAGCGACGCCGCTCCGGCCGCGCTGGCCGGGGTGAAGGTGGTGGAGCTGGCCACCCTGTTCGCCGGGCCGCTCGCCACCGCGTTCCTCGGCGACTTCGGTGCCGAGGTGGTCAAGGTGGAGCACCCGGCGAAACCCGACCCGTCCCGGGGACACGGGCCGGCGAAGGACGGGATCGGGTTGTGGTGGAAGGTGCTCGGCCGCAACAAGCGGACCGTCACCGCCAACCTCTCCGACCCGGCCGGCGCCGAGCTACTCCGCCGACTGGTCGCCGACGCCGACGTACTGGTGGAGAACTTCCGGCCCGGCACCCTGGAGCGCTGGGGGATCGGCCCGGCCGAGCTGCACGCGGTCAACCCCCGGCTGGTGATCGCCCGAATCAGCGGCTTCGGCCAGTTCGGCCCGTACGCCCGGCGGCCCGGGTTCGGCACCCTCGCCGAGGCGATGAGCGGGTTCGCCGCCGCGACCGGCGAGCCGGACGGCCCGCCGACGTTGCCGCCGTTCGGGCTGGCCGACTCGGTGACCGCGCTCGCCACCGCCTACGCGGTGATGCTGGCGCTGCGCGCCCGGGACGTCACCGGCGCCGGTCAGGTGGTCGACCTGGCGATCATCGAGCCGATCATGGCCATGCTCGGCCCGCAGATCACCTGGTACGACCAGCTCGGCTATATCCAGCCCCGGCTCGGCAACCGGTCGAACAACAACGCGCCCCGGAACACGTACCGGTGCGCGGACGGGCGCTGGGTGGCGGTGTCGACCAGTGCGCAGAGCATCGCCGAGCGGGTGCTCCGGCTGGTCGGCCGCCCTGAACTGATCGACGAGCCGTGGTTCGGCACCGGCAGCGGACGGGCCGCACACGCCGACGAGCTGGACGCCGCCGTCGGGAGCTGGGTGGCGGCGCGGGACCGGGACGAGGTGGTGGCCGCCTTCGAGGAGGCGCAGGCGGCGGTCGCGCCGATCTACGACGTACCCGACATCCTCGCCGATCCGCAGTACACGGCGCTGGGAACGGCGGTCTCGGTGGCCGATCCCGACCTCGGGCCGGTGCGGATGCAGAACGTGCCGTTCCGGATGTCCGGCACGCCGGGACGGATCCGGCACACCGGCCGGGCACACGGCCAGGACACCGACGAGGTGTTGGCCGCGCTCGGCCTCACCGCCGAGGAGATCGCGCAGTTGCGGGCGGCGGGAGCGGTCTGA
- a CDS encoding SUMF1/EgtB/PvdO family nonheme iron enzyme, whose protein sequence is MTFNPYVPRPIDLPAAVPLAAHADLSVLDEAKIFAAPEDPARWPAWRDRLTRWRTEARARLGYDGGHYAEIAGDCFTVCLVWLWDETLYDAERGVFTVEGFLDRAERDFGGFDGVVLWHAYPVIGLDDRNQFDFYRQVAELPELVRAFQARGVRVFVDYNPWDVGTRRAQRSDADEVAALAGWLGVDGVFLDTLKEGAGELRKTLDAVRPGMVLEGESRVPLARIADHAMSWAQWFADSPVPGVLRAKWFERRHMLHHTRRWHRDHLDELHSAWLNGVGVLVWESVFGVWVGWNERDRALLRAMRRVQRGHAAWLRAEDWTPLADHVVGTEVYASRWLHDDTPLWTVVNRGGAYDGPWLVTEDRPGHRWYELTTGAELTATPAGPGRVAVGGALPAGGIAAVLATVEELTLPRHAPAGGDPNFPARAAVRRAAPVVRRDDVPDGMRAVDGGRRELLVRYRQRETGLYGEAPYVDEWKPLPPRLHQPVTLRRAVEVGRLAIAEREVTVAEYAEFVRVTGYRPLRPERWPWADGGLPGPADGPATHVELADARAYAAWAGLRLPTEDEWQVAAESGLLRRVEPLVWNLTESEHTDGRTRFVILKGGAAYRADGSDWYLDGGPQPPEASVKLLTLGAGLTRSESIGFRCAVDL, encoded by the coding sequence ATGACCTTCAACCCCTATGTCCCGAGGCCGATCGACCTGCCCGCGGCGGTGCCTTTGGCAGCGCACGCCGACCTGTCGGTGCTGGACGAGGCGAAGATCTTCGCCGCCCCGGAGGATCCGGCCCGGTGGCCGGCCTGGCGGGATCGGCTGACCCGGTGGCGGACCGAGGCGCGGGCCCGGCTCGGCTACGACGGCGGGCACTACGCCGAGATCGCCGGGGACTGCTTCACCGTCTGCCTGGTCTGGCTCTGGGACGAGACGCTCTACGACGCCGAGCGCGGCGTCTTCACCGTCGAGGGCTTCCTCGACCGTGCGGAACGCGACTTCGGCGGCTTCGACGGGGTGGTGCTCTGGCACGCGTACCCGGTGATCGGGCTGGACGACCGCAACCAGTTCGACTTCTACCGGCAGGTGGCGGAGCTGCCCGAGCTGGTCCGGGCGTTCCAGGCGCGGGGCGTCCGGGTCTTCGTCGACTACAACCCGTGGGACGTCGGTACCCGTCGGGCGCAGCGCTCCGACGCCGACGAGGTCGCCGCGCTCGCCGGCTGGCTGGGCGTGGACGGCGTCTTCCTGGACACCCTCAAGGAGGGCGCGGGCGAGCTTCGGAAGACCCTGGACGCCGTCCGGCCCGGGATGGTGCTGGAGGGCGAGTCGCGGGTGCCGCTGGCCCGGATCGCCGACCACGCGATGTCCTGGGCGCAGTGGTTCGCCGACTCGCCGGTGCCGGGGGTGCTGCGGGCCAAGTGGTTCGAGCGGCGGCACATGCTGCACCACACCCGGCGCTGGCACCGCGACCACCTCGACGAGCTGCACTCGGCCTGGCTCAACGGGGTCGGGGTGCTGGTCTGGGAGAGCGTCTTCGGGGTCTGGGTCGGCTGGAACGAGCGGGACCGGGCGCTGCTGCGGGCGATGCGCCGGGTCCAGCGCGGCCACGCGGCCTGGCTGCGCGCCGAGGACTGGACCCCGCTCGCCGACCACGTCGTCGGGACCGAGGTGTACGCCTCCCGCTGGCTGCACGACGACACTCCGCTGTGGACGGTCGTCAACCGGGGCGGGGCGTACGACGGGCCGTGGCTGGTCACCGAGGACCGCCCCGGTCACCGCTGGTACGAGCTGACCACCGGTGCCGAGCTGACCGCCACCCCGGCCGGTCCCGGTCGGGTAGCCGTCGGCGGGGCACTGCCGGCGGGTGGGATCGCCGCCGTGCTCGCCACGGTCGAGGAGTTGACGCTGCCCCGGCACGCCCCCGCCGGAGGTGACCCGAACTTCCCGGCCCGGGCAGCGGTCCGCCGGGCCGCGCCGGTGGTGCGCCGCGACGACGTACCCGACGGGATGCGGGCGGTCGACGGCGGGCGGCGGGAGTTGCTGGTCCGGTACCGGCAGCGCGAGACCGGGCTCTACGGCGAGGCGCCGTACGTCGACGAGTGGAAGCCACTGCCGCCCCGGCTGCACCAGCCGGTGACCCTGCGTCGCGCCGTCGAAGTTGGACGGCTCGCCATCGCCGAGCGGGAGGTGACCGTCGCCGAGTACGCCGAGTTCGTCCGGGTCACCGGCTATCGCCCGCTCCGGCCGGAGCGCTGGCCGTGGGCGGACGGTGGGCTGCCGGGACCGGCCGACGGGCCGGCCACGCACGTGGAGCTGGCCGACGCCCGGGCGTACGCGGCCTGGGCTGGGCTGCGGCTGCCGACCGAGGACGAGTGGCAGGTCGCCGCCGAGTCGGGACTGCTGCGCCGGGTCGAGCCGCTGGTCTGGAACCTGACCGAGAGCGAGCACACCGACGGGCGTACCCGGTTCGTGATCCTCAAGGGCGGTGCCGCGTACCGGGCGGACGGCTCGGACTGGTATCTCGACGGCGGACCGCAACCGCCGGAGGCGTCGGTGAAGCTGCTGACCCTCGGCGCCGGACTCACCCGCTCGGAGTCGATCGGCTTCCGCTGTGCCGTCGACCTGTGA
- a CDS encoding ribokinase, with the protein MTTVGSGEVRVVVVGSANLDLVVSTPTLPRPGETVLGDALRTVPGGKGANQAVAAARAGARCDFVGAVGQDGFADQLRSNLAEAGVDLRRLRTVPGPSGVALIAVDAQAENLIVVAPGANGELTSLDADDRTTVEAADVLLCQLEVPLTAVAQAARWGRGAGTTVVLNAAPARALPAELLDVVDLLVVNEVEAAVVAGVATETGVAALLDALLALVPRVVLTLGADGARYADRLGLRLAVEAPRVEAVDTTAAGDAFTGALAVAWAQRGGPVEPAAVTAALRWACAAGAACARRPGASTALPTRDEIDALYAESYPEPA; encoded by the coding sequence ATGACGACGGTGGGATCGGGCGAGGTCCGGGTGGTGGTGGTCGGCAGCGCCAACCTGGATCTGGTGGTGTCGACGCCGACGCTGCCCCGGCCCGGCGAGACGGTGCTCGGCGACGCGCTGCGGACCGTTCCCGGCGGCAAGGGCGCCAACCAGGCGGTGGCGGCCGCCCGGGCCGGGGCCAGGTGCGACTTCGTCGGCGCGGTCGGGCAGGACGGCTTCGCCGACCAGCTCCGGAGCAACCTGGCGGAGGCGGGGGTGGACCTGCGCCGGCTGCGTACCGTGCCGGGTCCGTCCGGGGTGGCGCTGATCGCGGTGGACGCGCAGGCCGAAAACCTGATCGTGGTGGCGCCGGGCGCGAACGGCGAACTGACCAGCCTGGACGCGGACGACCGGACGACGGTGGAGGCGGCGGACGTGCTGCTCTGCCAGTTGGAGGTACCGCTGACGGCGGTCGCCCAGGCCGCGCGGTGGGGCCGGGGCGCCGGTACCACTGTGGTGTTGAACGCCGCGCCGGCCCGCGCGCTGCCGGCGGAGCTGCTCGACGTCGTCGACCTGCTGGTGGTCAACGAGGTCGAGGCGGCCGTGGTGGCCGGCGTCGCCACCGAGACCGGCGTGGCGGCGCTGCTGGACGCGCTACTGGCCCTGGTACCCCGGGTGGTGCTCACGCTCGGCGCCGACGGCGCCCGCTACGCCGACCGGCTCGGCCTGCGGCTGGCGGTCGAGGCGCCGAGGGTCGAGGCGGTCGACACCACCGCGGCCGGGGACGCCTTCACCGGTGCCCTGGCGGTGGCCTGGGCGCAGCGGGGCGGGCCGGTGGAGCCGGCGGCGGTGACGGCGGCGCTGCGCTGGGCCTGCGCGGCGGGTGCCGCCTGTGCGCGGCGGCCCGGCGCCTCCACCGCGCTGCCCACCCGGGACGAGATCGACGCCCTCTACGCAGAGAGCTATCCGGAGCCGGCATGA